aattataataatataacacGCATAAATCCATGAATGAATGCATATATccgaaattaaaaaatgtacttGTTTAAAGATTTGTTGACAGAGATTATGACGGCTTCACATTCCTCAAATCTCGCCTCCAATCGCTCCTAAATTATATGGAAAcaattctatttcttttttatatataattagaaagagaaagagaaatggaagaagacaAATAAGATGAGAGGGCATGAGAGGGCATGGTGTTTGGTTAATAggcaaacaaaacaaaacaagtaaTTGGGGGTTCATAATTTTTGAGATTAGGTGCATGCAGCTTTCAGAATGTATAGACAGTACGAGGAGGATGGTTTAGCTTTACCCACACTGTCTACTGGATTTATCTACTTTACCAAAACCCAACCTAATTAACTGctctcttcctttttatttcaatatattttgacACATatgataaaatcaaattaaataaaataattatttatttggatgTATGtgatgattaaaaaaataaaaggcatATGGAAAATTGGAAATAAGGACGAAATCCCAAAATGAAAGTGTGTAATGTGATGTACATAAAATTTTGAGGGAAAAACAAACGGAATCTGAGTGGTTTTTCGTTAATTATACCTCTAGTTTAATGGGGGGGTGGGGGTTGTGATTCTCAAGACTCATATAAACGTCTTGGTATATGGTTGGGAATATTTATGGATAAATAgagtaattaatttaatctgAAGAACAAATCCAAGATTCCATCATACCTTCACTTCTAGTTGTCACATTCTCTGACCCTTTATCTCCATGAAAATCCAGGGATGAAGAAGAAGCCGAATAGTTGTTGTTAACTTTAGTACCCGTACAGTATTTGCTATTCATGGACCTAAATAAAGCTTGGTCCGACGCTACTCCTCCTCCTCCTGCGCCGCCTCCGCTACTTCCCCAGTTGGCCGGAAGAATATTTCCACTTTCTGAAAGCAACTCTTCCGGGAGAGGTGTTTGATGAAGATGGTGATTACGATGTGTGTCGGTTTGGGTTTGGTCGGAGCCAAGGAGGTTAATATTTGGTTGGTGAAGCGGCTGAGGGGGAGAAGGCTGAAGATTAAAAATAGAGGACATGGGAGGAAGATAATGATTCTGTTTGGGTAGGAGAAAATCGGAGGATGGAGAGAGAAGGGAATTAGTTGTGGATAACTTTTGGGGAAATGGACGGAGTAAGTAGGGTGGGGAAGAAGTGGAGGCCGTACCGCCGCCAAAAAGGTCGAGTCGGGCTCTGGGGAAGGAGGAAGCCGGTGTGAAGGGAGGGGCAGGAATCCCAGTAAATTCCTGAACCATGGCTCGGAAATTGGAAGTATCGGTAGTGAGAACTGTAGTTGGGGCTCGCCTCGAGGCTCGGGTTCGTTTCCTCGGGTTACGAACGGAGGGGTTGCTGGTGCCAGTAGTAGTCCCAGTAGCAGTGTTACTATTGTTAGGAACGACGTCGCTTCGATCTGTGGTGAGCGTTAAACCTCGTGGTGCTTGGTGGACTACATTGGGTTCCGTGGTCTGATGAGGGACTTGACTATTCGTCGCCGCCATATAAGAATTGGGTGTTGAGGAAGGAGGCATGGAAATGGAGCCCGGAAAGTGGATCGGGTTGGGGTCGGATCTCGGGTTGTTTCTGGGCCAGAGGAAATCGAGATTAGGAATGGAATTTTGGTGTGATCGAGTGGATAATGGATCGAGGAAGTTGGAGAAAGGGTCGAAGAGGGCGGAGGAGGTAGAAGAATGAGGGTGGTGCGCCGTCAGTGGTGGGGATGGATTAGCCTTAGGACCGACATGCCCTGGAGGTTTGTTTAAAAAACCAGAGAACCCCTCTGCGCGTGAATCGTACTCATCTTCACCACCGCTCGAGCTTTGTATACTTCCACTACTCCCAGAATCCATTATTGGGCCAAAGACGTACGATCACCCTCAAATGAATCAGAATCACGtttgcagaaaaaaaaaaagaaaaagaaaagctgaTGATCTGCTCCTGCTGCTGCAGCTGCAGCTGAATCCTTGATGACAATCTTAAGAAACCTGACCCATTGAAAGgggggaaaaaaggaaaaagaaaagagcaATCGGGAAAGTAGCGTTTAAGAAGCGACGAAATCGGTGGAGTCGTAAAGTGGAAGCTTCACTCCTGCACCTGAAATGTCTGTAAAGGGTTAGGGTTTTtgaagagagagggagagaaagaagaagaagaagaagaagaagaagaatggtgTTGTGTGagtgtttattattaattgggGGAGGGGAAGGAAAGGGAAATAGAGAGGTTGCTTCTGGCTGTGGTTTAACTCCACGAGAAAACGATCAATGTGGGGTATTCATTTGATCAGAGAGAATAGGCAGACTCCAAGATGCTATTAACACAGAGTCAAAGTAAATGCAACTTGCCTGTTTTTTCATCCTCTCCTATATCTAATAATAtatcaccaaaaaaaaaaaaaaacttttaatttcattttaaaccaattattatattaattaaacaacttTCTgatactttaattaatttatattatttatatataagggaagggaagggaagggaatcGTGAGGTTGGCTAGCAACCAAAGTAGAGAAAATGTAGAGAGGGTTGTTGAGTATTACGAAAAAAGTCAAGAAAATCACCACCATCATTATACTTTTCCACACTTATCCCAAGCCCAATTTTGTACTTTCACCCTCTTCTGACATATACCCCTGCGTGTGCCCTTCAGCCctataatatcaaaatatcttttttaaattaaaattattttaaacacaataaacaaatttcaaaataataaataaataaatcaaataattctttattctttttaaacatatGAAAATTCTTCTCCCATTCTTTAATTCTCACACGCCATCATGTGACtcattaactttttaattggGCATTAGATCCATTGTGTTTCACAGCACTCCTCGTGACGACTCTCCGCCATGCAATACCTTTATAATTATACAAatcttatttctatttatacGTATCTAATACTCTTTCTCCACACCAAACATTTTATACACCTCCAGGCAGCTCCAACTCATATATTCTAATACACTGCTAATGAATTACATAATTGATAAgttttcaaagaaattaacTATAGAGTTAAAAACGCACTTCCATATTATGAATATGCCAGTTTTGTCGCCGGCCacatttcaaatgaaaaatgtgtatAAAGCAGCCGCAGCCATGTTACTTCAGCGAACAGATCCAAATTTCAAACCAATTTTTTGAATTACTATTACattcaatttaaaacttaataatgatgataaagAAATGTGCGATTCTGTGGCTAATGTGGTGTCGGTGCGTTcatgaattttctttaactaatttattttgttgtcaaacgtatttattaataattatggtGATATTatgcaatttaatttaaattggaCCGATGAAAGTGATCGtttatgtatatacatataaataatattaagcTTGTGTGTTATCATGTTCAATATGGGTTTTCAATGTAGATATCAAATTTCGTTTTCCTATTAGAACTCTAGCAGAAGCCAATTTGAATATTAAtgctaattatgattatttttttggtcCCCAGATTATTAAAGATAACACCATCTCTATCTATATATCTATTCATTCATCTATTTTAGTAGCCAAAACTTTTGCTCTAACGTACATCGACTGCCCTTTAGTTGGAGGAATTAAGATATATACTCTTTCCTTCATCATTATAATGTTTTCGCAAGGATTAATATTGACTTTGAAAGACTGCAATTAAGTTTCTATTGTAATCTGAACTTTTgcatattatatttcatcctAATTAGCATACCAATGATCTTTTGATCATTTGAAACCCACCTTGTTATCATTCTTAAAATTactacttattattattatatcattttaaagataattagagtaatttatttattcaaagtCACTTTCaagtattttaaaacaagttaaaGTATGCTAGAGATTTCCATTTAGGGGGAAAccaatactatatatatatatatatatatatatgtagtagtaatatttataatcttgGCATGATGTCATTTTTCAccataaaatttcaatttcaataacGTTAGAGTTTCATTACTTAATTAGCTAGTTTTATAACTTTAATCGTTGAATATATATCATGACTAATTTAAGTAgtgaaaacaataatttaaaactcatGATTCTCaagcaaaatgaaaatgaaaataatttatattttctgaAAGTAGTTAGCATTAATTTCATAGGTGTTATGTTTTTATGATTGATCAAATGTATACATGCAaaacaattgtttttcttatatgCATACATAGTCCACTTTATTTTTGATGAgtaaaaacatttgaattattagtgaaatattaaactaTAACATGCTACAAATTCATTACTACATTACAACTTCCCAAAAATGGGTTTGGattatcattttcatgttAACAACATTTGGAAGCaatataaactaaacaaagaaagaagaatagaataaaaagtggaagagagaattgaaaagggtgtgtgtgtgtgtatatatatatgtatatataaaggGGGTAGGGAACAATAATTTGGttatgaaagaaacaaaaggagaATGATGAGAGATTGGCGTCATTTTCAGTGAAACTGTGGGTTGGATTTATGAGCATATAAAGGGCCATTGATGAGAAGAACAACAACCATTGGATTGGTTTATATTGAAGGAGGGAAAAGCATGCTCATGCCCTctgttttacttttatgttCAACTTCAACAGCCATCATTTTTGGAtctcatcattattattattctaaaatataatgcATCACACCCCCCCACCCCTTAGCTAAAAAGTTAGTACGACTTCAGATGAATATCCACACACGGCCCCATAAtccactatatatatatatatacatatccctttttaatctaattcagtaaaatatatatatattttttctacattttccaatttccaatTTCACACCATTCTTCTCCCAACCTGATTATTACTGCCTTTGGAAAATGGTCTTTTCGTAATTCATTTCAACTATGTTTGTCAGAAAGTGATTGAAGACTGTATATGGAAATctgaaaatgaaagtttggTTAGGggtcatattttcaaatttctcttctttcatgttttactttttattgctatatatatattaaacccTAATATTACtcagttttaaaatataatcattcttaattatttcttaattttctcaaTATCTCATTCGGTTTTACACCTAAACCTTAATTTTGAGTGGGTAATAATGAAAAacagaaattgaaattgaagagcAGGAAATGATAAGACATTTTTGAATAGATGGCTCTCAGTTTCTTATACACGTTTAAAGCTGACAACGAAAACTACCAACTATCTCCTAAACAATATTGTAAGAATCTGTGATTTTAACGTTTCTATTTCCATAAACCTCATAGCTTTgtattaaaccaaaaaaatgggcactaaattttcacaaatttgtttcattatttctGCAGTCTTTACGTATTACAGGTTTCAAGTTGTATTAATCTTATGTACAGTTtgtttagaaatatttattatagatTTTAAGAATTACTTGtactcttttaaatttaaattacaagtaAAATGTGTGTTTGGTTTATTATAGTTTCAATTCGTCTCTCaagtatacatatatagaaaacTATAGCTTCAATTACTTAAGGTAGTGATAGATGAAATGTCACAGTAGTACGTTTTATTAATTGAGTTAAACTTAGTGTTTTTATTGAATGAAATAGGTTGAGGACACTCTaacaaactaaactattaaaaatattttttaaatatattaaattttattagtgaatacttataaaataaacagTAATTTACTTATTAATATGATGGTCATActgtctttttgttttatatattttgcaaTTCTTTTGAGAGTCAGGTTCTTAACTTTCAAGGAAAATGTAAACAAtttataaccaaattgaaaatacctccaaatatggaaaaaataaaacaatgatATATGTAGCTTCTTTTTTAATGGTGCATTACAAATACAGGTCGCTTTTGGTGGATTTCTTTCAACTGTTCtttacacacacatacacacacatatatatatatttataaagctTCTCAACTGTTTatgtgttatattttttaggtaTATTTCATTACTTTATAGTGGGTCCATCATTACTTCAAGTTCAAGATAGAGTCATATTGAGTatcaatttgattgtttttcattttcattcccCTCTTTTCCTCcttaaagaagaaattaataaaggCCGAGtttgatcaaattttaaactaaatgcACTTTCTCAATCCCATCATCACCCAATAAATAAACTTCTCCACGGGTTAGCACTACATTAAATCTTAAGATATGgtccaaattaattatatatcttgataatattttatttgtagaaCTATCTCTAaccatatgtttttttagttcattaaACGAAATGTTCAAACATCTCAAAACACTCCTACCTATGTAATGAATTCATATTTTGTAGTCATATAAGATAtcattcatttaaattatattcaattccaTTGACATTAATTGGTGTtctaagtatatatatatatatagaagccAGATTCGAGTTCTCTTCCATA
This DNA window, taken from Cucumis sativus cultivar 9930 chromosome 6, Cucumber_9930_V3, whole genome shotgun sequence, encodes the following:
- the LOC105435927 gene encoding proline-rich protein 36 isoform X2 — its product is MDSGSSGSIQSSSGGEDEYDSRAEGFSGFLNKPPGHVGPKANPSPPLTAHHPHSSTSSALFDPFSNFLDPLSTRSHQNSIPNLDFLWPRNNPRSDPNPIHFPGSISMPPSSTPNSYMAATNSQVPHQTTEPNVVHQAPRGLTLTTDRSDVVPNNSNTATGTTTGTSNPSVRNPRKRTRASRRAPTTVLTTDTSNFRAMVQEFTGIPAPPFTPASSFPRARLDLFGGGTASTSSPPYLLRPFPQKLSTTNSLLSPSSDFLLPKQNHYLPPMSSIFNLQPSPPQPLHQPNINLLGSDQTQTDTHRNHHLHQTPLPEELLSESGNILPANWGSSGGGAGGGGVASDQALFRSMNSKYCTGTKVNNNYSASSSSLDFHGDKGSENVTTRSEELFPYNLGAIGGEI
- the LOC105435927 gene encoding proline-rich protein 36 isoform X1, whose product is MDSGSSGSIQSSSGGEDEYDSRAEGFSGFLNKPPGHVGPKANPSPPLTAHHPHSSTSSALFDPFSNFLDPLSTRSHQNSIPNLDFLWPRNNPRSDPNPIHFPGSISMPPSSTPNSYMAATNSQVPHQTTEPNVVHQAPRGLTLTTDRSDVVPNNSNTATGTTTGTSNPSVRNPRKRTRASRRAPTTVLTTDTSNFRAMVQEFTGIPAPPFTPASSFPRARLDLFGGGTASTSSPPYLLRPFPQKLSTTNSLLSPSSDFLLPKQNHYLPPMSSIFNLQPSPPQPLHQPNINLLGSDQTQTDTHRNHHLHQTPLPEELLSESGNILPANWGSSGGGAGGGGVASDQALFRSMNSKYCTGTKVNNNYSASSSSLDFHGDKGSENVTTRSEVGIGNQTWMWCPKFR
- the LOC105435927 gene encoding proline-rich protein 36 isoform X3; this encodes MDSGSSGSIQSSSGGEDEYDSRAEGFSGFLNKPPGHVGPKANPSPPLTAHHPHSSTSSALFDPFSNFLDPLSTRSHQNSIPNLDFLWPRNNPRSDPNPIHFPGSISMPPSSTPNSYMAATNSQVPHQTTEPNVVHQAPRGLTLTTDRSDVVPNNSNTATGTTTGTSNPSVRNPRKRTRASRRAPTTVLTTDTSNFRAMVQEFTGIPAPPFTPASSFPRARLDLFGGGTASTSSPPYLLRPFPQKLSTTNSLLSPSSDFLLPKQNHYLPPMSSIFNLQPSPPQPLHQPNINLLGSDQTQTDTHRNHHLHQTPLPEELLSESGNILPANWGSSGGGAGGGGVASDQALFRSMNSKYCTGTKVNNNYSASSSSLDFHGDKGSENVTTRSEGAIGGEI